The following are encoded in a window of Panicum virgatum strain AP13 chromosome 5N, P.virgatum_v5, whole genome shotgun sequence genomic DNA:
- the LOC120675049 gene encoding uncharacterized protein LOC120675049, which translates to MHMSKVLMDGGSSLNILYIDTLEAMGIPQACLRASLFPFYAILPGMKAYTLGNLDLPVTFGSRTNYHTESLTFEVVDWKGAYHAILGRPAYAKFMAVPNYTYLKFKLPGPNGVITVSGSFEQDYVTSREHFDLATTATNSAQLSQLCATTAECRPDPGKPSQAPTFVSTEENKSVVVDDADPSKMVQVGSQLSAK; encoded by the coding sequence ATGCACATGTCTAAGGTGCTGATGGACGGGGGCAGTAGCCTCAACATCCTGTACATCGACACTCTTGAGGCCATGGGGATCCCGCAGGCCTGCCTGCGGGCCTCTCTCTTCCCCTTCTATGCCATCCTGCCGGGTATGAAAGCATACACACTCGGCAACCTCGACCTGCCGGTCACATTCGGCAGCAGGACCAACTACCACACTGAGAgcctcactttcgaggtggtagATTGGAAGGGGGCGTATCACGCCATTCTCGGGCGCCCCGCctatgccaagttcatggcggtgcccaactacacctacctcaagttCAAGCTGCCAGGGCCAAACGGTGTTATCACCGTGAGCGGCTCCTTCGAGCAGGACTACGTCACCAGTCGTGAGCACTTCGATCTCGCCACCACTGCTACGAACTCGGCGCAGCTCAGCCAGCTTTGCGCCACGACCGCCGAGTGTCGCCCCGACCCTGGCAAGCCTAGCCAGGCACCAACCTTCGTCTCGACCGAGGAGAACAAGTCGGTTGTGGTCGACGACGCCGACCCGTCCAAGATGGTGCAAGTCGGCTCCCAGCTGTCGGCCAAATAG